Proteins from one Molothrus aeneus isolate 106 chromosome 27, BPBGC_Maene_1.0, whole genome shotgun sequence genomic window:
- the CBARP gene encoding voltage-dependent calcium channel beta subunit-associated regulatory protein — protein MSDDPTPWDNATESATAVPGEVSPQDGYVLLLALLSIFIGGTLVLLSGILIICRRCCEADRRHSRASDDPEKTNTTYLDDSQQAQDITGKAEDPECLSSSSYRDAESERFLSSSSSTARRVSFNEAALFDQGKKTQEKGRRYTLTEGDFHHLKNARLTHLHLPPPALKIVTIHECESSENSLAMTPRLPPPKPGLAIFQPPAGALPRPVLPSHAVGPSSALPGDTYNSTVDTSFTEASPSASSDSGEGPSFTAAPRSGKAAGGGSAGPGEPPPTPPQGTVLQFFTRLRRHASLDGASPYFRIKKWKLESTQRASSLDTRGSPKRRQFQRQRAASESMDQEDRDPHQTDIIQYIAHTDDVSFHPAGGPFLPSPASPPPSLGRLEPGEGGAGSPGEPSVPEQPSAYHDIWSLRASLELYAASERSNDQDSVRSDGGDSVSSTSGVPPCPSPSLDEPEGPEEKFWGRPKAEESEPGTRKLLQMDSGYASIEAPSRGGEEGPPKDQTASEKRICFTSAGRKGTIFESFEGREPEEEEDEEEEEGGSTTLGAAGGGGHLRPHSPLAWSPYGQMFPGREGLPRRDYSIDEKTDALFNAFVRHDPQFDESPLRGKHRSRTHLRKQWQHTKQFSDPGVRYPALERHRTPLRRGDSANYPLDSRFHSPLPRIVSAGDEEAAEASDGVPPAPALPDPEIQVIVEEPGEAAPEPKAGSEPPEDDDCPGSGRCLGLGSGSELMDKIAGGLEERLYGHLRKAAERETPECTVAVAASDASPDHSTV, from the exons ATGAGCGATGACCCAACACCCTGGGACAACGCGACCGAGAGCGCCACG GCGGTGCCCGGCGAGGTGTCCCCTCAGGATGGGTACGTGCTGCTCCTCGCCCTGCTCTCCATCTTCATCGGGGGCACCCTGGTCCTGCTCTCGGGCATCCTGATCATCTGCCGCCGCTGCTGCGAGGCCGATCGCCGGCACTCCAG agccagcgATGATCCCGAGAAAACCAACACCACTTACCTGGATGACTcgcagcaggcacagg ATATCACTGGCAAAGCGGAGGACCCTGAGTGCCTGTCATCCTCCAGCTACCGGGATGCAGAGAGTGAGAGGTTCctgtcctccagctcctccactgCCCGGCGCGTCTCCTTCAACGAGGCCGCGCTCTTTGACCAGGGCAAGAAAAcccaggagaaggggaggag GTACACACTGACAGAGGGGGATTTCCACCACCTGAAGAACGCCCGCCTGACTCACCTGCACCTCCCGCCGCCTGCCCTCAAGATTGTCACCATCCACGAGTGTGAATCCAGCGAGAACAGCCTGGCCATGACCCCCCGCCTGCCCCCGCCCAAGCCTGGTCTTGCCATCTTCCAG CCCCCCGCGGGAGCCCTGCCCCGGCCAGTGCTCCCCAGCCATGCCGTgggccccagctctgccctgcccggggACACCTACAACTCCACCGTGGACACCAGCTTCACAGAGGCCAGCCCGTCCGCCTCCTCCGACTCCGGGGAGGGGCCTTCG ttcacagcagcacccaggagcGGGAAGGCGGCTGGGGGAGGCAGTGCCGGCCCCGGGGAGCCCCCCCCGACCCCTCCCCAGGGCACCGTCCTGCAGTTCTTCACCCGCCTGCGCCGCCACGCCAGCCTGGACGGGGCCAGCCCCTACTTCAGGATCAAGAAGTGGAAGCTGGAGAGCACCCAGCGCGCGTCCAGCCTGGACACCAGAG gatcccccaaGCGGCGGCAGTTTCAGAGGCAGCGGGCGGCCAGCGAGAGCATGGACCAGGAGGACCGGGACCCTCACCAGACCGACATCATCCAGTACATTGCCCACACGGACGACGTGTCCTTCCACCCCGCGGGGggccccttcctgccctcccccGCCAGCCCCCCACCCTCTCTCGGCAG GCTAGAGCCAGGCGAGGGGGGCGCGGGCAGCCCCGGCGAGCCCAGCGTGCCCGAGCAGCCCAGCGCCTACCACGACATCTGGAGCCTGCGCGCCTCGCTGGAGCTGTACGCGGCCTCCGAGCGCAGCAACGACCAGGACTCGGTGCGCAGCGACGGAGGGGACAGCGTGTCCTCCACCAGCGGCGTgcccccctgcccttccccttccctggaTGAGCCCGAAGGCCCCGAGGAGAAGTTCTGGGGTCGGCCCAAGGCGGAGGAGTCGGAGCCCGGCACACGCAAGCTGCTGCAGATGGACAGCGGCTACGCCTCCATCGAGGCGCCCAGCCGGGGGGGCGAGGAGGGTCCCCCCAAGGACCAGACAGCCTCCGAGAAGCGCATTTGCTTCACCAGCGCCGGGCGGAAAGGAACCATCTTCGAGAGCTTTGAGGGCAGGGAgccggaggaggaggaagatgaggaagaggaggagggagggagcaccACCTTGGGCGCAGCGGGTGGGGGGGGACACCTCcgtccccacagccccctggCCTGGTCCCCGTACGGGCAGATGTTCCCGGGCCGGGAGGGGCTGCCCCGGCGGGACTACAGCATCGACGAGAAGACGGACGCGCTGTTCAACGCCTTCGTGCGCCACGACCCCCAGTTCGACGAGTCCCCGCTGCGGGGCAAGCACCGCTCCCGCACCCACCTGCGCAAGCAGTGGCAGCACACGAAGCAGTTCAGCGACCCCGGCGTGCGGTACCCGGCGCTGGAGCGGCACCGGACGCCCCTGCGCCGCGGCGACAGCGCCAACTACCCGCTGGACTCGCGGTTCCACAGCCCCCTGCCCCGCATCGTCAGCGCCGGCGACGAGGAGGCGGCAGAGGCGTCCGATGGGGTCCCCCCTGCCCCGGCGCTGCCTGACCCCGAGATCCAGGTGATCGTGGAGGAGCCCGGAGAGGCGGCCCCCGAGCCCAAGGctggctctgagccccctgaggACGATGACTGCCCCGGCTCCGGCAGGTGCTTGGGGCTGGGCTCCGGCTCGGAGCTGATGGACAAGATCGCGGGCGGCCTGGAGGAGCGGCTCTATGGGCACCTGAGGAAAGCGGCCGAGAGAGAGACCCCCGAGTGCACGGTGGCCGTGGCTGCCAGTGATGCCTCCCCCGACCACAGCACGGTCTAG
- the ATP5F1D gene encoding ATP synthase subunit delta, mitochondrial, protein MAAMFCARRFLRLARPSLPLPPSRGYADPAAGGPAAMAFTFASPTQVFYNGANVKQVDVPTLTGSFGILASHVPTLQVLRPGVVTVHAEDGTATKYFVSSGSVTVHADSTVQVLAEEAVTMDMLDLATAKSNLEKAVSEMAAASDEAAKAEAQIKVEANEALVKALE, encoded by the exons atggccGCGATGTTCTGCGCCCGCCGCTTCCTCCGCCTCGCCCGCCCCTCGCTGCCGCTGCCCCCCTCCCGCGGCTATGCCGATCCCGCCGCCGGCGGCCCCGCTGCCATGGCCTTCACCTTCGCCTCACCCACACAG GTGTTCTACAACGGTGCCAACGTGAAGCAGGTGGATGTGCCCACGCTGACCGGCTCCTTTGGCATCCTGGCATCCCATGTCCCCACGCTCCAGGTGCTCCGGCCAGGCGTTGTCACAGTCCACGCCGAGGATGGGACGGCCACCAAGTACTTTG TGAGCAGCGGCTCTGTCACTGTCCACGCCGACTCCACGGTGCAGGTATTGGCAGAGGAGGCAGTGACCATGGACATGCTGGACCTGGCT ACTGCAAAATCCAACCTGGAGAAAGCTGTGTCAGAGATGGCAGCAGCATCTGATGAAGCTGCTAAAGCAGAAGCTCAGATTAAGGTAGAAGCTAACGAAGCCCTGGTAAAGGCTCTGGAGTAA
- the MIDN gene encoding midnolin, protein MDPQPGARSCSRGAPACEVGPPEPPMNLYIHTTTGTRYELSVPAEETVEGLKRRLSQRLKVPKERLALLHKESRLSSGKLQDLGVVEGSKLTLVPTVEAGLMSQASRPEQSVMQALESLTETQVNDFLSGRSPLTLALRVGDHMMFVQLQLAAQQSTGQLQHRHLIASRGEAGAGTSPHCRTLHGAGGSGFARIPVVPSCQQSPAPSPTPTPPAPPVYCNAPHAAPVTAGMFRSHGASTQTVNSSVVSSCSEVDCGSRSSSSPGSSPAPSARSRKPGAVIESFVNHAPGVFSGTFSGTLHPNCQDSSGRPRRDIGTILQILNDLLSATRHYQGMPQSLTQLRCQTQFSSSSSSSSSSPPASPDLATKTTSEPLPAAAAPTLHPVVQCQSQIRMCKPSGDRLRQTENRATRCKVERLQLLLQQKRLRRKARRDARAPYHWVPNRKAGRTNSNSSVSSSEGSLDLDFEDSVWKPEVKAEMKSEFVVA, encoded by the exons ATGGACCCGCAGCCCGgcgccaggagctgcagccgcGGGGCTCCCGCCTGCGAGGTGGGGCCACCCGAACCCCCCATGAATCTCTACATCCACACCACCACCGGCACCCGCTATGAGCTCTCGGTGCCCGCCGAGGAGACGGTGGAGGGGCTGAAGCGACGGCTGTCCCAGCGCCTCAAGGTGCCCAAGGAGCGTCTGGCGCTGCTGCACAAAGAGAG CCGCCTCAGCTCTGGCAAACTGCAGGACCTGGGGGTCGTGGAAGGCAGCAAGCTGACACTGGTGCCCACCGTGGAGGCCGGCTTGATG tcccaGGCGTCCAGGCCAGAACAGTCGGTGATGCAAGCTCTGGAAAGCTTAACTGAAACTCAG gtCAACGACTTCTTGTCGGGCCGGTCCCCGCTGACCCTGGCCCTGCGTGTGGGTGACCACATGATGTtcgtgcagctgcagctggcgGCTCAGCAGAGCacggggcagctccagcaccgaCACCTCATCGCCAGCCGGGGCGAGGCGGGGGCCGGCACCAGCCCCCACTGCCGGACGCTGCACGGTGCCGGCGGCTCCGGCTTTGCCCGCATCCCCGTGGTGCCCTCGTGCCAGCAGAGcccggcccccagccccacGCCCACCCCACCGGCCCCCCCTGTGTACTGTAACGCCCCTCACGCCGCTCCTGTCACCGCCGGGATGTTCCGGTCGCACGGGGCCAGCACGCAGACGGTGAACAGCAGCGTGGTCTCCTCCTGCTCGGAG GTGGACTGTGGCTcccgcagcagcagctccccgggcagcagcccgGCTCCCTCGGCCCGATCCCGCAAGCCCGGGGCGGTCATCGAGAGCTTTGTCAACCACGCGCCTGGGGTCTTCTCAGGGACCTTCTCCG GCACTTTGCACCCCAACTGCCAGGACAGCAgcgggcggccgcggcgggACATCGGCACCATCCTGCAGATCCTCAACGACCTCCTCAGCGCCACGAGACACTACCAGGGCATGCCCCagtccctgacacagctccgCTGCCAGACgcagttctcctcctcctcctcttcttcctcctcctcgccGCCTGCCTCTCCAGACCTCGCCACCAAAACTACCTCAGAGCCGCTGCCGGCGGCCGCCGCCCCCACCCTGCACCCTGTCGTCCAGTGCCAAAGCCAGATCCGGATGTGCAAGCCCAGTG GGGACCGGCTGCGGCAGACGGAGAACCGGGCGACGCGCTGCAAGGTGGAgcggctgcagctgctgctgcagcagaagcgGCTGCGGCGGAAGGCGCGGCGGGACGCCAGGGCTCCGTACCACTGGGTGCCCAACCGCAAGGCCGGCCGCaccaacagcaacagcagcgTCTCCAGCAGCGAGGGCAGCCTGGACCTGGACTTCGAGGACTCGGTCTGGAAGCCGGAGGTCAAGGCCGAGATGAAATCCGAGTTTGTCGTAGCATAG